CCGCACACCAGGGTACTCCATTTCCTTCAAAATACGAATGTACTCTGCCACCTGACTTTTGTCCTTGCTCCGCTTGGTCCCGGTTTTGAAATCTATCACAATGGTTTCTTTCTCTGATCTATTGATCCGGTCTATTCGCTTAAAATCCCCTCCGGGGAGCAATATGGGCACCTCATTGGCCACCATCCATTGAGGGTCAAACCAGTCTGCGAGCTCAGGGTGCGAAATAATGGTTTTCAGCTGCTCGTAATCCGAATGGTCAACATACTGGTCCAAATCACTGGTACAATGAATCTTGCTGAGCACCTCGTGCATTCTGATTCCCTGCAAAGTGGCATCCACAAAAACCGCCTCGCTAAGCTCGGCGGATCCTTTGATTTGTACGCTCACCTTGCTCCGCCACGGGGTGGAGAGGTATTCGGTCAGACCAAACTCCAGGGTGGACTGACGCACATTTTCCTTACCTGGGATTTCTCCTATGCGGTAGGCAGTTGCAGACTCATCCCAACCTTCAGTGTCACTCAGCAATGGGTGCATCAAATCATAGGTGCTTCCAAACTTCGCCTTGGGTTTCGGTAATTTAGCAAAGCCAATGAGCACCTCTATCGGTCTGGTAAAAGCTACGTAGAGAAGGTTCAAATTATCCAGATAGGCCTTTAACTTTTCTTGATAGTACGCCTCGGCCCAGTAGGTATTGGCGAGCTTGGAGCTATACTTCAGGGGTATCACCGGCAGCCTGTTAAAAGGGGCATCAGCCAGAGCACCCTCGCACCATAAAATGTTGTCTTTGGTGCCATCATGGTCAAACCCCCATCCCAAAAACGGCAAAATCACCACAGGAAACTCCAGGCCTTTGGCTTTATGAATCGTCAGGATCTTTATGGCGTTGTTGTCATTTGAGATTTGGATGGCCCGTTCTTTTCGCACCTCTTCCCACCATTCTAGAAATGAAGGGATATCCCCGCGTTCATTTTTGGAATAATCCAGAACCGCATCTTGAAAACCCTGCAAATAAGTGAACTCCTGCTTGAATGTATTCAATTCGAAAATCCGCACGATACCCTCCACCAGCTCATAGAGCGGGAGTGTTTTCATATATTCTTTGTGCTTGATAAACTCATTGGGTACAACCTCTTTCCATTCCCGATAAGAGGCAAATATCCCACTCTCAGTAATCTCTTCCTGTGAAATGTACCTTCGGTACTCATAGAGCCACTCATTCAAAACAATGGTGTTTTTCTCGTCGTTCAGCCACTTGATGAGTGAAACAATAAACCTGACCAGATGGCTGGATGTGAGGTACAGGGCCTCACTACTCACCACATCATATTTCAAGTCAGGATCTGCCTCTTCTGAATTCCTGAATGCCAAAAATGCGTCAGCCACCTTTCTGCCCTCGCTACTATATCTCGTCAGAATGGCCATATCCCTCAGTTCGTAGCCCTTTCTCTGCAGATCTTCTGCATAGCGAATAGTCCGGGTGATGGCTTCATCTGCCCATTTCTCATCATCCCCAGTATCATCGTCAGAGATAAACTCAAGGCTCACACTGCCCTGGGGCACAGCTTCTTCTTTTGAGCCCTTTTGAGCCACATCAGAGAAGGTATCAAATACCTCACTCACACGGTCAGCAACCCTTTGCTTCAATACCGGATCCAGTACGTTATCTGTCTGATTAAAAAAATGGTCTTTGGAAAAATCTCTGGCTGACTCAAAAAAGAAATTATTGAAGTCAATTATCCGCTGATCACTCCGCCAGTTGGTATCCAGATTATGCGCTTCTACATGATAGTCGCCAATATCGTCTTTTAGCCTGTTTTGAAGCAACTCCCATTCACCTCCTCTGAAGCGGTAAATGGATTGCTTTACATCCCCGACCACCATGCTGAAATTACCCTCATCGGTGGTATTCTTCACCAGTGGCATAAAGTTTTCCCATTGAAAAGCAGAGGTATCCTGAAACTCATCGATGAGGTAATGACTATAGTTGGAGCCCACCTTTTCATAGATATAGGGGGTATCACTATCGCTAATAATCTGATGGAGAAAATCCGGCAAATCTGCGATCAACATCACGTCATTCTCATCCCGATAGTTCTGAATGTACTTATTGACCTGCGCCAGAATACCAAAGGTGAAGAGGTAACGCTGCACTTCCAGGCTGGAGGCATAGCGAACAAAATGCTGATCTATATAATTGATCGTTTGGCTGTACTTCGGCAGAATGAAGGACTCCAAATAATGATTCAGGTGTCCCTTCTTCAAATTTGGCTTTGTCAGCCATGCCTCCAGGTTATCCATAGCCGCCCGCCTGGGTTCGCTTATCTCAAAATCAAGCGCTTCCAATTTTTGGAATAGTCCGGCAGGACCTCCTTTTCCACGGGAGAAATCACCCACAGTCAACCCCTCCTGCTCCAGGTATTCGGAGAATTCCCTGCTAAACCTTTTGACCTGGTTTTCGAAACCAAATCTGATCTCATTGAGCTCCTTTTTCAGCTTGTCAAAATACCCCGGAGTTTCACTGAGCTTCAAAACCGCCGCTGAATGTTTTTTGAATTCATCTTTCAGTATCTCTCCGGAAAGCGCCGTAATGTCTCTTCTAAAATCCCAGGATTTTCCATCTTCCACCTTGAACTCCGCAAACTCAGTCAACCAGCTCCGTAGCTGCTTCTTGTCCGCCTCGCCTATTTCCTGAAGCATCTTGTCGATCACTCTCTCCAGGACTGTTTTCTGATCCAGATCTATGGTGAACGTTCCCTGAAGACCCATCTCCCTGGCAAAGGATCGGATTACCTGATTGAAGAAACTGTCAATGGTGACAATACTAAACCGGCCATACTGGTGCAGGATATCGCTCAACGTTGCAGAAGCACGCTTTTGGAGTTCGCCTTTGCCAATTCCAAGATCGGCACAGAGATCTGCTTCCATGGGGTGAGCCTCTCCTGCTGCCAGGGTCTTGAGGATGGCCACGATCCGATTCTTCATCTCCTCGGTGGCTTTGTTGGTAAAGGTCACACCGAGAATATGTCGGAAAGCGGCTGGGCGCCCCAACGCAATGGTCAGATAAGATCTGGCCAGGGTGAAAGTTTTACCTGATCCGGCTCCTGACCGGTAAATATGGAATGGTTTTGACATGGACTTTTAAAGATAGCAAAGGGGTGGTCTTGATCGCTCCTGAAGAAGAAAATTAGTCGTCAAATAGCGAACATGACGCGCACTCCTCTTCCCCAAAAACTTAATGTTACGTAATTGTTAATTAATTAATATTTGATTAACATTACCATATCAATTAAGTAATACATCAATTTATAATCACATGAAAAAATACATATTTTCCCTTGCTCTATTAACAGTTGCAGTACTAGCTTTTGCCACCTCTGATTCTAATCTATCCCTACAGGCAAAGGCCATTAATCTGGACGAAGTGGCGGAAAGTATCAAGTACCCTACAATGAGCAACGAAAGTGGCATTGAAGGCACCGTGATTATGTATCTGGAGATTGACGCTGAAGGTAATATTTCAAATACTACAGCACTTGCATACCCATGTAGCAAACTAAAAGAAACGGTTGAGCTAGCGCTCAATGATCTGAAATTCGAACCCGCAAGGAACATTGAAGGCGAGGCAGTAGCCAGCACCTTGCGAATTCCATTCGACTTTCAGCTAAAGATAGACTAAGCAGTCAGACTGCTAAAACACCCACCTATGTGGATGAAAGGGAACTTACTTAGTTCCCTTTTTATTTTTTCGGCCACCTGATCATTCGCCAGATTACCCACGCTACCCAGGTGAGTATGTTTTATCTCCCGATCTGGCCGATAGGTACCCTCTTCTACCCGCTTACCTACTTCCTTGTAAGCGTCCCTAAAGGGCATTCCGTCCAGTACCAGCTGATTGACCAACTCTACCGTGAACAGGTAATCATACCTGCTGTCATTGATCACGTCTGGGTTTACCTTCACCTGACTGAGCGAAAAATCCACAATATCCAGGCACTGCTTCAGGGTCTGGATGCCAGGAAACAAGTGTTCTTTTAGTTGCTGAAGATCGCGGTGATAACCACTCGGAAGATTGCTGAGAATAAGATTCAGCTCATTGGGTAAACTTAGCAGCTGATTGCACCGTCCCCTTACCAATTCGAATACGTCCGGATTCTTCTTATGCGGCATAATACTTGAACCAGTAGTCAGCTCATCCGGAAAGGATAAAAAACCAAAATTTTGGCCGGCATATAAACAGACATCCATGGCTAATTTACTCAGGGTAGCAGCCACTGAGGCCATCGCAGTAGCCAATGCCACTTCGGATTTACCCCTGGTCATTTGTGCATACACCACATTGTAGTTAGGCTCCTCAAAGCCAAGTAACGCTGTGGTTTTCATTCTATCAATTGGAAACGATGAACCATACCCGGCGGCAGAACCGAGTGGGTTCTTATTGGCAACGTCAAAAGCCGCCCTCAAAGCTATGAGATCATCAGAAAGGCTCTCGGCATAAGCCCCCAACCATAATCCGATAGAAGAAGGCATGGCCACCTGCATGTGAGTATACCCCGGAATGAGAACATCTTTATACCGTTCACTTTGACTCAGGAGTGTATCCGAAAGCGATTTTACCAGCCCTACTATCTCCTCAATTTCACCTCTGAAATACATTTTAAGGTCCACCAGCACCTGATCATTTCTGGATCGGCCACTGTGGATTTTTTTACCCACCTCTCCCAGTTTCTTGGTAAGCAAAAACTCCACCTGAGAATGGATATCTTCCATGCCCGGATCAATGGTGAGCTCACCTGCTCTGGCCAGTTGGTAAAGTTGCTTCAACTCCGCACTCAGTACCTTCAATTCCTCCCCGGTAAGCAGCCCGATGCTCTCCAGCATCTCTATGTGCGCCAATGATCCCAAAATATCATAGGGTGCCAGGAGTAAATCGAGCTCCTGATCATTTCCAATAGTAAATGCCTCAACTCTCTTGTTGACGTCTGTAGACTTCTGCCAAAGTTTCATTGATATTAATTTGATTTAAAAAGCTTATTGAGCAGCATGAGGTATCCCATGATGCCCTCTTTGATCTCCTCGACGAAAATATACTCATCGGGCATATGTGAGCGGTTGGAGTCTCCCGGACCAATCTTAACCGTTGGAAAGGGCATCAATGCCTGATCTGACATGGTAGGCGAACCAAAAAACTTTGTGTCCAGTGCCTCAGCAGCCTTCACGATCTCATGGTCTTTGGTGATCCCGGATGGTTGTAGGCGTGTAGAGCGCTCCTGCACCTCACAATTCACCTGTGCCCGGATCAGTTCCAGGGTTTCTTCATTGCTATAGGCATCAGTGGTGCGCACGTCCACCACAAAATGACAGGTATCGGGCACCACATTGTGTTGAGTGCCTGAAGATATCATGGTCACCGACATCTTGATCGGTCCCAAAGTCTCAGATGTTTTTGGAAACTGGTAGTTACGAAACCATTCAATATCTTTCATTGCCAAATAAATGGCATTTTCGCCCTCATCGCGAGCGGCATGTCCGGCCACCCCCCTGGCGTAACAGTCGAGCACCATGAGCCCTTTTTCGTGAATGGCCATGTCCATTTCGGTA
The sequence above is drawn from the Marinoscillum sp. 108 genome and encodes:
- a CDS encoding exodeoxyribonuclease V subunit beta, with amino-acid sequence MSKPFHIYRSGAGSGKTFTLARSYLTIALGRPAAFRHILGVTFTNKATEEMKNRIVAILKTLAAGEAHPMEADLCADLGIGKGELQKRASATLSDILHQYGRFSIVTIDSFFNQVIRSFAREMGLQGTFTIDLDQKTVLERVIDKMLQEIGEADKKQLRSWLTEFAEFKVEDGKSWDFRRDITALSGEILKDEFKKHSAAVLKLSETPGYFDKLKKELNEIRFGFENQVKRFSREFSEYLEQEGLTVGDFSRGKGGPAGLFQKLEALDFEISEPRRAAMDNLEAWLTKPNLKKGHLNHYLESFILPKYSQTINYIDQHFVRYASSLEVQRYLFTFGILAQVNKYIQNYRDENDVMLIADLPDFLHQIISDSDTPYIYEKVGSNYSHYLIDEFQDTSAFQWENFMPLVKNTTDEGNFSMVVGDVKQSIYRFRGGEWELLQNRLKDDIGDYHVEAHNLDTNWRSDQRIIDFNNFFFESARDFSKDHFFNQTDNVLDPVLKQRVADRVSEVFDTFSDVAQKGSKEEAVPQGSVSLEFISDDDTGDDEKWADEAITRTIRYAEDLQRKGYELRDMAILTRYSSEGRKVADAFLAFRNSEEADPDLKYDVVSSEALYLTSSHLVRFIVSLIKWLNDEKNTIVLNEWLYEYRRYISQEEITESGIFASYREWKEVVPNEFIKHKEYMKTLPLYELVEGIVRIFELNTFKQEFTYLQGFQDAVLDYSKNERGDIPSFLEWWEEVRKERAIQISNDNNAIKILTIHKAKGLEFPVVILPFLGWGFDHDGTKDNILWCEGALADAPFNRLPVIPLKYSSKLANTYWAEAYYQEKLKAYLDNLNLLYVAFTRPIEVLIGFAKLPKPKAKFGSTYDLMHPLLSDTEGWDESATAYRIGEIPGKENVRQSTLEFGLTEYLSTPWRSKVSVQIKGSAELSEAVFVDATLQGIRMHEVLSKIHCTSDLDQYVDHSDYEQLKTIISHPELADWFDPQWMVANEVPILLPGGDFKRIDRINRSEKETIVIDFKTGTKRSKDKSQVAEYIRILKEMEYPGVRGYLVYLSDLSVEPV
- a CDS encoding TonB family protein; this translates as MKKYIFSLALLTVAVLAFATSDSNLSLQAKAINLDEVAESIKYPTMSNESGIEGTVIMYLEIDAEGNISNTTALAYPCSKLKETVELALNDLKFEPARNIEGEAVASTLRIPFDFQLKID
- the argH gene encoding argininosuccinate lyase, which produces MKLWQKSTDVNKRVEAFTIGNDQELDLLLAPYDILGSLAHIEMLESIGLLTGEELKVLSAELKQLYQLARAGELTIDPGMEDIHSQVEFLLTKKLGEVGKKIHSGRSRNDQVLVDLKMYFRGEIEEIVGLVKSLSDTLLSQSERYKDVLIPGYTHMQVAMPSSIGLWLGAYAESLSDDLIALRAAFDVANKNPLGSAAGYGSSFPIDRMKTTALLGFEEPNYNVVYAQMTRGKSEVALATAMASVAATLSKLAMDVCLYAGQNFGFLSFPDELTTGSSIMPHKKNPDVFELVRGRCNQLLSLPNELNLILSNLPSGYHRDLQQLKEHLFPGIQTLKQCLDIVDFSLSQVKVNPDVINDSRYDYLFTVELVNQLVLDGMPFRDAYKEVGKRVEEGTYRPDREIKHTHLGSVGNLANDQVAEKIKRELSKFPFIHIGGCFSSLTA
- a CDS encoding M20 family metallo-hydrolase, producing the protein MAASFKYNTDQLHSEAVDLLKQLISTQSISREEDKTADLIQGYFEEQEVPTERKGNNVWVKNQDFDDSKPTVLLNSHHDTVKPNAGYTRDPFYPSEEDGKLFGLGSNDAGGALVSLIMTFMYFYTQKDLKYNLILAATAEEEISGPGGIKSILRELGEISFGIVGEPTEMDMAIHEKGLMVLDCYARGVAGHAARDEGENAIYLAMKDIEWFRNYQFPKTSETLGPIKMSVTMISSGTQHNVVPDTCHFVVDVRTTDAYSNEETLELIRAQVNCEVQERSTRLQPSGITKDHEIVKAAEALDTKFFGSPTMSDQALMPFPTVKIGPGDSNRSHMPDEYIFVEEIKEGIMGYLMLLNKLFKSN